From Pogoniulus pusillus isolate bPogPus1 chromosome 17, bPogPus1.pri, whole genome shotgun sequence, the proteins below share one genomic window:
- the PEX11A gene encoding peroxisomal membrane protein 11A, with amino-acid sequence MEAFVDFTNRSQGRDQLFRATQYTCMLLSYLIERKADKETLVMKLKQLESSMSSGRKMFRLGNMVHALVAARRTTQLPDVVPRFCLTASNLTRALYFVCDTALWLRSVGLRPDIDKPKWHSWATKCYYISLLLNLGRDWYEISWRLEQAVQEEKTKEHFCCQELRCVRCEGVRGFLTLLCQVLKRHPPLLLDLVKNLCDLSGPLDTLGIYKTNPGVIGFCGVLSSLVGILTLASPHLKLKQ; translated from the exons ATGGAGGCCTTCGTGGATTTCACCAACCGGAGCCAGGGCCGGGACCAGCTCTTCCG AGCCACTCAGTACACATGCATGTTGCTTAGCTATCTAATAGAGCGTAAGGCTGATAAGGAGACGCTGGTAATGAAACTCAAGCAGTTGGAATCTAGCATGAGTTCTGGCCGGAAAA TGTTCAGACTGGGCAACATGGTGCATGCCTTGGTAGCAGCCAGGAGGACAACACAGCTGCCAGATGTGGTTCCTCGCTTCTGCCTGACAGCCTCCAACCTGACTCGTGCCCTCTACTTCGTCTGTGACACAGCTCTGTGGCTCAGGAGCGTGGGGCTGCGGCCTGACATCGACAAGCCCAAGTGGCACAGCTGGGCCACCAAGTGCTACTACATTTCACTGCTGCTGaacctgggcagggactggtACGAGATCTCCTGGAGGCTGGAACAAGCTGTCCAGGAAGAAAAGACAAAggagcacttctgctgtcaGGAGCTGCGCTGTGTGAGGTGTGAGGGTGTGCGTGGGTTTCTCaccctgctgtgccaggtgcTGAAGAGACATCCTCCTTTGCTGCTGGACTTGGTGAAGAACCTCTGTGACCTCTCAGGCCCTTTGGACACACTGGGCATCTACAAGACCAACCCAGGAGTGATTGGTTTCTGTGGTGTCCTCTCCTCCCTGGTGGGGATCCTCACATTAGCAAGCCCACATCTGAAGCTGAAGCAGTGA